In one window of Anthonomus grandis grandis chromosome 11, icAntGran1.3, whole genome shotgun sequence DNA:
- the LOC126742506 gene encoding dynein axonemal assembly factor 3 homolog: MFWGITPALDLLEEYERCERDLPSEVNVLIVGGADGRHVLKTIARRYKHKLVKLNFYLIEPCMETVAKQLLLLLTALQPQSALGLEQKTRIFMELYGNTLLRPYTSKYLTAASEDMVEMITNYDYLQEKINFLHMDLKYKERDYLENIVKFWCGRGEFNIMEIWDKRLRKSLGIRYDSKEGAFDWDLHMRMHPIGGKQVCNQEYKSFRRTGVAFTWLESEVSRPNRSLVCAVIPNGTSFAHYGYLGDMEIGPFVTFGLQCEDPEFLKSTNGKNAYRATDVTERNLKQVFYEMEHQEEYQHTKKNEMELGYAVIRQEKILVDIKPSAKSSRRLESCFSVKNVAITFLSIASLSQMDYSDKYENMFDIIYFASNCLKYYSSKVINKVAKSEAALLLVEHQLFVVNHRKSGLEEYAKSVREIVKDTDMEELEFELEKSCYFRFRRTCVK, encoded by the exons ATGTTTTGGGGAATTACACCCGCATTAGATTTACTAGAAGAATACGAACGATGCGAGCGGGATTTGCCGTCGGAGGTGAACGTATTGATTGTCGGGGGGGCCGATGGACGACATGTACTTAAGACGATTGCTAGAAGGTATAAACATAAGCTG gtaaaattaAACTTCTACTTGATAGAACCATGCATGGAAACCGTAGCAAAACAGCTTCTACTACTCCTGACAGCCCTGCAGCCTCAAAGTGCCCTGGGCCTAGAGCAAAAAACCCGAATTTTCATGGAACTTTACGGCAACACTTTGCTTCGCCCTTACACATCCAAATATTTAACTGCTGCCTCAGAGGATATGGTCGAAATGATCACCAACTACGACTActtacaagaaaaaataaattttctccaTATGGACCTTAAGTACAAAGAAAGAGACTATTTGGAGAACATCGTCAAGTTCTGGTGCGGCAGAGGCGAGTTTAACATCATGGAAATCTGGGATAAACGGTTAAGGAAATCCCTTGGGATAAG GTACGACTCAAAAGAGGGCGCTTTCGACTGGGATTTACACATGCGAATGCATCCCATCGGCGGCAAACAGGTGTGCAACCAAGAATACAAATCTTTCCGGCGAACTGGAGTGGCATTCACTTGGCTAGAATCGGAAGTTTCCAGACCGAATAGAAGTTTGGTGTGTGCGGTTATACCAAACGGAACCAGCTTCGCCCACTACGGATACTTGGGGGACATGGAGATTGGACCTTTTGTAACTTTTGGATTGCAGTGTGAAGATCCAGAGTTTTTGAAGAGCACCAATGGGAAAAATGCTTATAG GGCGACTGATGTAACTGAGAGAAACCTTAAGCAAGTTTTCTATGAGATGGAGCATCAAGAAGAGTATCAGCATACAAAGAAAAACGAGATGGAGTTGGGCTACGCTGTTATAAGACAAGAGAAGATTTTAGTGGATATTAAACCCTCGGCAAAATCATCCAGAAGGCTTGAGAGCTGCTTTTCAGTAAAGAATGTGGCCATTACCTTTCTATCCATAGCAAGCTTAAGCCAAATGGACTATAGTGACAAATATGAGAATATGTTTGATATAATTTACTTTGCTAGCAATTGTTTGAAGTATTATAGCAGTAAGGTTATTAATAAGGTGGCCAAAAGTGAGGCTGCACTGTTACTCGTTGAACATCAGCTTTTTGTGGTGAACCATCGGAAATCCGGGTTAGAGGAGTACGCGAAATCTGTAAGGGAGATAGTGAAAGACACCGATATGGAGGAATTGGAGTTTGAGCTGGAGAAAAGTTGTTATTTTCGTTTTAGGAGAACGTGTGTGAAgtga